One segment of Rhodopirellula baltica SH 1 DNA contains the following:
- a CDS encoding vWA domain-containing protein: MAISPSNEPQSGGRKSSRAGAKGPSGNNPPAVTPWQRPAVSTWPLVGSCLVHLILIGSILGWVSSQSAGTIEQPTTSVGMAMAYRLPDRTRYVTEDSSEESDAATEDASDRQVDERSKSVDQSDAEQSQSTASAASAPPAGFVPPVDLDGLFAEMTRRGVAAGESQGTGVEGVLQFGDGKTADQLGTGELVPGTSRAGDGAGQTTTSVFGVSGSGSTFVYVFDHSESMSASGGKPLRAAKQELIRSLRTLSERQQFQVIFYNDRPKAFSPDGQTTGLVFGEDGIRRRAEAFVNRTVAVGGTEHQLALRMALRLAPDAIFFLTDASIQTMSADQMSDIRRRAEQSGTVIHAIQFGSGPEPANSFMKEIARQNRGGYRYLDVVAGG, translated from the coding sequence AAAGTCCAGCCGTGCTGGAGCGAAAGGCCCGTCAGGCAACAACCCGCCCGCCGTCACTCCGTGGCAGCGGCCAGCGGTATCGACTTGGCCGCTGGTGGGTTCGTGTTTGGTGCACCTGATCTTAATTGGATCGATTCTCGGATGGGTCAGTTCTCAGTCAGCAGGCACCATTGAGCAGCCGACGACCAGCGTCGGTATGGCGATGGCGTATCGATTGCCCGATCGGACTCGGTACGTCACCGAAGATTCTTCCGAAGAGTCTGATGCCGCGACGGAGGATGCATCCGACCGCCAAGTGGACGAGCGTTCCAAGTCGGTCGATCAGTCTGATGCGGAGCAGTCCCAATCGACTGCGTCGGCCGCATCCGCTCCGCCCGCCGGTTTTGTTCCGCCGGTGGATTTGGATGGCTTGTTTGCGGAGATGACTCGCCGAGGTGTGGCGGCGGGTGAGTCGCAAGGAACCGGAGTGGAAGGCGTTTTGCAATTTGGCGATGGCAAAACCGCTGACCAATTGGGCACCGGCGAGCTCGTTCCAGGGACGTCGCGGGCGGGCGATGGTGCGGGCCAAACGACAACGTCGGTGTTCGGAGTGTCGGGGTCCGGCAGCACCTTTGTTTACGTGTTCGACCACAGCGAAAGCATGTCCGCGTCAGGTGGCAAGCCGTTGCGGGCGGCGAAGCAAGAGTTGATCCGCAGCTTGAGAACGTTGAGTGAGCGTCAGCAGTTTCAAGTCATTTTCTACAACGATCGTCCCAAAGCGTTTTCGCCGGATGGGCAAACGACGGGACTGGTATTCGGCGAAGATGGGATTCGCCGACGAGCCGAAGCGTTTGTGAACCGAACGGTTGCCGTCGGTGGAACGGAACATCAACTGGCGCTGAGGATGGCGTTGCGATTGGCACCCGATGCGATCTTCTTTTTGACCGACGCGTCAATTCAAACGATGAGTGCAGATCAAATGTCGGACATTCGTCGGAGGGCGGAACAGTCGGGGACGGTGATCCACGCGATTCAGTTTGGCAGCGGACCTGAACCAGCGAACTCATTCATGAAAGAGATCGCTCGTCAGAATCGCGGTGGGTATCGCTATCTCGATGTTGTTGCTGGTGGTTGA